From the genome of Gracilinanus agilis isolate LMUSP501 chromosome 2, AgileGrace, whole genome shotgun sequence, one region includes:
- the CEBPG gene encoding CCAAT/enhancer-binding protein gamma — protein sequence MSKTSQQSSTAGANGISVIHTQAHTSGLQQVPQVVPVSPGGGGKAAPPSKQSKKSSSMDRNSDEYRQRRERNNMAVKKSRLKSKQKAQDTLQRVNQLKEENERLEAKIKLLTKELSVLKDLFLEHAHNLADNVQPMSTESTTPNPESTGQ from the coding sequence ATGAGCAAGACGTCCCAACAGAGCAGTACTGCAGGAGCTAATGGAATAAGTGTTATTCACACACAAGCACATACCAGTGGTTTACAGCAGGTTCCTCAAGTGGTACCAGTCAGCCCTGGGGGAGGAGGCAAAGCTGCACCTCCCagcaaacaaagcaaaaaaagttCATCAATGGATAGGAACAGTGATGAGTATCGGCAGCGAAGAGAACGGAACAACATGGCAGTGAAAAAGAGTCGGTTAAAAAGCAAGCAGAAAGCCCAGGATACCTTGCAAAGGGTCAACCAgctaaaagaagagaatgaacgCTTGGAAGCAAAAATTAAACTGCTGACTAAGGAATTAAGTGTACTTAAAGATTTGTTTCTTGAGCACGCACACAATCTGGCAGACAACGTACAGCCTATGAGCACTGAAAGCACTACCCCAAATCCTGAGAGCACGGGACAGTAG